A genomic window from Companilactobacillus alimentarius DSM 20249 includes:
- a CDS encoding BREX-1 system adenine-specific DNA-methyltransferase PglX — translation MDKNAIKKFAINARNELRAMVKQKANVIGITENGIEDKLSISTKEIEYYIDDKFH, via the coding sequence ATGGATAAAAACGCGATAAAAAAGTTTGCTATCAATGCCCGTAATGAGCTACGTGCAATGGTCAAACAAAAAGCCAATGTAATAGGAATTACTGAGAATGGAATTGAAGATAAATTATCAATTTCTACTAAAGAAATCGAATATTATATTGATGATAAGTTCCATTAA
- a CDS encoding BREX-1 system adenine-specific DNA-methyltransferase PglX has product MISSINWKRYSKAKKLVDELNTRAKKSDYKTAFNDLVEEVAYTWFNRIVAIRFMEVNDYLPSRTRVLSSTQNRNEPDIMIDPLSLEDDLGGFFRR; this is encoded by the coding sequence ATGATAAGTTCCATTAATTGGAAAAGATATTCAAAAGCGAAAAAACTAGTTGATGAATTGAATACTCGTGCCAAAAAAAGCGACTATAAGACAGCCTTCAATGACTTAGTTGAGGAAGTGGCTTACACATGGTTTAACAGAATTGTGGCCATTCGTTTCATGGAAGTTAACGATTATTTACCAAGTAGAACCAGAGTCTTATCAAGTACTCAGAATCGTAATGAACCAGATATTATGATTGATCCGTTATCTCTGGAAGATGATTTAGGGGGCTTTTTCAGACGATGA
- the pglX gene encoding BREX-1 system adenine-specific DNA-methyltransferase PglX, which yields MISDAWDTEDPTTMDKLYKMLFIKQANALNKNLPYLFERTNDYAELLFTPSYNHGVIKDIVTEIPESNFDVEQGGQVEIIGWIYQYYNTELHDEVVNISGGAIQKSDIPAATQLFTTDWVVRYMVDNSLGKYWLERHPNSSLKKELKYLLPEKLNIVPNDKDIQDIKFVDNAMGSGHILIYAFDVLMKIYQEEGYSARDAAVDIITKNLYGLEIDQLATFSLMMKARQYNRRILRKSDIKPNLHVFVETNNISSEFLELIPEDSQKDVQELVNTFKNAKELGSITKLERQYNYEKLRLDVNNIKDPGIDLYGIQSSKELVLKVLDLAEVISAKYDVVVTNPPYLNKMDKNLKKYVKKYYSDYSGDLFSVFIYNNISWLKPGGYSAYMTPFVWMFIKTYEKLRTFIVENKKISSLIQMEYSAFEEATVPINTFVIKNSKPNDEGIYLKLSAFKGGMEVQNQKVLEAIGNPDCGYIYRTNQANFSKIPGSPIAYWASENLIKDFEKGTRMDELVDPRQGLATADNNRFLRMWYEVINSNISFNSHSIKESLESNKKWFPYNKGGSYRKWYGNYDYVVNWEKDGYEVRNFTDANGKVRSRPQNTDYYFHEAITWPKITSGKFNVRYRVSGSIHDTAGNEAFSKIIKILLMM from the coding sequence TTGATTAGTGATGCTTGGGATACTGAAGATCCCACGACTATGGATAAGTTGTACAAGATGTTGTTTATCAAACAAGCCAATGCTTTGAACAAGAACTTGCCGTATCTATTTGAAAGAACAAATGATTATGCAGAATTATTGTTCACTCCAAGCTATAATCACGGTGTGATAAAAGATATTGTTACTGAGATTCCAGAGAGTAATTTTGATGTTGAACAAGGCGGTCAGGTTGAGATTATTGGATGGATTTATCAGTATTACAATACGGAACTGCATGACGAAGTTGTAAACATTAGTGGCGGTGCCATTCAAAAAAGTGATATCCCAGCCGCAACCCAGTTATTTACTACTGATTGGGTCGTTAGATATATGGTCGACAATTCACTTGGTAAATACTGGCTTGAAAGACATCCAAATAGTTCATTAAAGAAAGAACTCAAATATCTTTTACCAGAAAAATTAAATATTGTGCCAAATGATAAGGATATTCAAGATATCAAATTTGTTGATAATGCTATGGGGTCCGGACATATTTTAATTTATGCATTCGATGTTCTTATGAAGATTTATCAAGAAGAAGGATATTCAGCCAGGGATGCAGCAGTTGATATTATTACTAAAAATCTATATGGATTAGAAATCGATCAACTAGCAACATTTTCTTTAATGATGAAGGCTAGACAGTACAATCGTCGAATTTTAAGAAAATCAGATATTAAACCTAATTTACATGTTTTTGTCGAAACAAATAACATATCTTCAGAATTTTTAGAATTAATACCTGAAGATTCTCAAAAAGATGTACAAGAGCTAGTTAATACATTTAAGAATGCCAAAGAATTAGGTTCTATTACTAAACTTGAAAGACAATATAATTATGAGAAATTACGTTTAGACGTAAATAATATTAAAGATCCTGGAATTGATTTATACGGCATTCAGTCTTCCAAAGAATTAGTATTAAAGGTGTTAGATTTAGCTGAAGTTATTAGTGCCAAATATGATGTTGTAGTCACTAATCCTCCATACTTGAATAAAATGGACAAAAATCTCAAGAAATACGTTAAAAAATATTATTCAGATTATTCTGGTGATCTTTTCTCGGTCTTTATTTATAACAATATAAGTTGGTTAAAGCCAGGTGGATATTCAGCCTATATGACACCATTTGTTTGGATGTTTATCAAAACATATGAAAAATTGAGAACATTTATCGTTGAAAACAAAAAAATATCTAGCTTGATTCAAATGGAATATTCAGCATTTGAAGAAGCTACTGTGCCAATTAATACCTTTGTGATTAAGAATTCTAAGCCTAATGATGAAGGAATTTATTTAAAGCTTTCTGCTTTTAAAGGTGGCATGGAAGTTCAAAATCAAAAGGTTCTAGAAGCAATTGGGAATCCAGACTGTGGATATATTTATCGAACTAATCAAGCGAACTTTAGTAAGATTCCTGGTAGTCCTATTGCTTATTGGGCTAGTGAAAATTTGATTAAGGATTTCGAAAAAGGAACTAGAATGGACGAATTAGTTGACCCAAGACAGGGATTAGCAACAGCTGATAACAATAGATTCTTACGAATGTGGTATGAGGTTATAAATAGCAATATTAGTTTTAATTCTCATTCTATAAAAGAATCATTAGAATCTAATAAAAAATGGTTTCCATATAATAAAGGTGGATCTTATAGAAAATGGTATGGAAATTATGATTATGTAGTTAATTGGGAAAAAGATGGCTATGAAGTAAGAAATTTCACTGATGCTAATGGAAAAGTTAGATCAAGACCCCAAAATACTGATTATTACTTTCATGAAGCGATAACATGGCCTAAAATCACATCTGGCAAATTTAATGTTAGGTATAGGGTTTCAGGATCTATTCATGATACCGCGGGTAATGAAGCATTTTCTAAAATCATAAAGATCTTATTAATGATGTAG
- a CDS encoding site-specific integrase, producing MVSYRKRGHVWQYEISYKDQFGKYKKLRKSGFEHKSEAILAASQIQIEYPNLSSAKSSEEPLVSYYKRWINVFKKNVVSKITFNKYQNTAQHIYEIFGDLKLKDLTKLRYQEGINQFAKTHAKRTVSCFHKQIRACLLEALDEKIIMADPTRKAVITGIERPKINKVLSYKNWSILIKNLNTNKIDEMIIFIAAVTGMRYGEVVGLTTKDFDFKSGYISVNKTWDYKYKTGFMKTKTKSSIRKIAIDEQTVFKLKEYLKLHEFKNNQPIFMNKKDHILVSAEINKSLTNKLESLNIPRITFHGLRHTHASILLYKGVSVLSVSRRLGHSNITTTQSTYLHIIRELQSQDQDKIISILDNAIK from the coding sequence ATGGTCAGTTATCGTAAAAGAGGACACGTTTGGCAATATGAAATATCATACAAAGATCAATTTGGTAAATACAAGAAACTACGTAAATCGGGCTTTGAACACAAATCAGAAGCTATTCTAGCAGCTAGTCAGATACAAATTGAATACCCTAATCTATCCAGTGCAAAATCAAGTGAAGAACCCTTGGTCAGTTACTACAAACGTTGGATCAATGTTTTTAAGAAAAATGTAGTGTCTAAAATCACTTTCAATAAATATCAAAATACTGCTCAACACATTTATGAAATATTTGGCGATTTAAAACTAAAGGATTTAACTAAACTACGTTATCAAGAAGGCATTAACCAATTTGCTAAAACACACGCAAAGCGCACTGTATCATGCTTTCATAAACAAATAAGGGCTTGTTTGCTTGAGGCTTTAGATGAAAAAATAATTATGGCGGATCCAACTAGAAAAGCCGTTATAACTGGAATAGAACGACCAAAAATTAATAAAGTCTTGAGTTATAAAAATTGGTCAATTTTAATAAAGAATCTTAATACCAACAAAATAGATGAAATGATTATTTTTATTGCGGCTGTGACTGGGATGAGATATGGCGAAGTTGTGGGTTTGACAACTAAAGACTTTGACTTCAAATCCGGATATATTAGCGTAAATAAGACTTGGGATTATAAATATAAAACTGGCTTTATGAAGACTAAAACGAAATCCTCTATCAGAAAAATTGCTATCGATGAACAGACAGTTTTTAAATTAAAAGAATACCTGAAACTTCATGAATTTAAAAACAACCAGCCAATATTTATGAATAAGAAAGATCATATTTTGGTAAGTGCTGAAATAAATAAGTCACTAACTAATAAACTTGAATCACTTAATATTCCCCGTATAACATTTCATGGATTGCGTCACACGCATGCTTCAATCTTACTCTATAAAGGAGTTAGCGTACTTTCCGTTTCGAGAAGATTGGGTCATAGTAACATCACAACAACTCAATCAACTTACTTACATATAATTAGAGAATTGCAATCTCAGGATCAAGATAAGATAATTTCTATTCTAGATAATGCCATAAAATAG
- the pglX gene encoding BREX-1 system adenine-specific DNA-methyltransferase PglX: MATIRLNNIFTATYNIFVWQFSSTPSYNHGVIKDIVTEIPESNFDVEQGGQVEIIGWIYQYYNTEPKEKAISSPKSHKFKDTEIASVTQIFTPDWIVKYMVQNSLGKIWIKSLLEKNDTRLEEQIASDFNWQYYMKDAQQPENVIVSLKDVDKSLSNLEITDLKMIDPSMGSGHILVYAFDLLMQIYQSEGYSEREASKSIVTNNLFGLDIDTRAFQLSYFAVYMKLRQYNRRALTSNIKLNIYDIPETNEFNSDDFELLFNELNEHDVTLFNNVINLFHNGNDLGSLIMGLDIDYDDLYQKLSNLNQEQMSFELIPLINSLKQLLSVSKILSAQYHIIITNPPYMGSSRMNKILGNFAKTNYPDAKSDLFSMFIERWNKSMIPGGYNCMVTMQSWMFLSSFEKMRTHLLSNFTISNLMHMENNVMGIAFGTAVTIVRNMNLPNFIGTYHQIKTADTSGKIPSKLPIPGNRYNRTNQANFSKIPGSPIAYWASENLIKDFEKGTRMDELVDPRQGLATADNNRFLRMWYEVINSNISFNSHSIKESLESNKKWFPYNKGGSYRKWYGNYDYVVNWENDGYEVRNFKWSNGKIRSVTRNPDYYFHEAITWSDITSGNFSIRYRFPGSINDVTGMSAFSNNKIKLFDLLGLMNSSVGNYILKF, translated from the coding sequence ATGGCCACTATCCGTTTGAATAATATATTTACTGCTACCTATAACATTTTTGTTTGGCAATTTTCGTCCACTCCAAGCTATAATCACGGTGTGATAAAAGATATTGTTACTGAGATTCCAGAGAGTAATTTTGATGTTGAACAAGGCGGTCAGGTTGAGATTATTGGATGGATTTATCAGTATTACAATACGGAACCAAAAGAAAAAGCAATTTCTTCTCCAAAATCACATAAATTTAAAGATACAGAAATTGCTTCAGTGACACAGATTTTTACACCTGACTGGATTGTTAAATATATGGTCCAAAATTCATTGGGGAAAATATGGATTAAATCTTTACTTGAAAAAAATGACACTCGTTTAGAAGAACAAATTGCAAGTGACTTCAATTGGCAATATTACATGAAAGATGCTCAGCAACCAGAGAATGTTATTGTGTCATTAAAAGATGTTGACAAAAGTCTAAGTAATCTTGAAATAACAGATTTAAAAATGATTGATCCTTCGATGGGGTCTGGACACATACTGGTTTATGCATTTGATTTATTAATGCAGATTTATCAATCAGAAGGATATTCTGAAAGAGAGGCTTCAAAATCAATTGTAACCAATAATTTATTTGGATTAGATATAGACACTAGAGCATTCCAGTTATCATATTTTGCTGTATACATGAAATTGCGTCAATACAATAGACGTGCTTTGACAAGTAATATCAAATTGAATATTTATGACATTCCTGAAACGAATGAATTTAACAGTGATGATTTTGAACTTTTGTTTAATGAATTAAATGAACATGATGTAACCTTATTTAATAATGTTATTAATTTATTCCATAATGGAAATGATTTAGGATCACTAATTATGGGGCTTGATATTGATTATGATGATTTATATCAAAAATTGTCAAATCTAAATCAAGAACAAATGTCATTCGAATTGATTCCTTTAATTAATTCATTGAAGCAATTATTGAGTGTTTCTAAAATCTTATCTGCACAATATCACATTATCATTACCAATCCACCATATATGGGTTCGTCAAGAATGAATAAAATTCTCGGTAATTTTGCAAAAACTAACTATCCAGATGCAAAGTCTGATTTATTTTCAATGTTCATCGAACGATGGAATAAATCAATGATTCCTGGTGGATATAATTGCATGGTTACTATGCAATCTTGGATGTTTCTATCAAGTTTTGAAAAAATGAGGACACATCTTTTAAGTAACTTTACAATTTCTAACCTCATGCATATGGAAAATAATGTTATGGGTATTGCATTTGGTACGGCAGTCACGATTGTAAGAAATATGAACTTACCTAATTTCATTGGGACCTATCATCAAATCAAAACTGCAGATACTTCGGGTAAGATTCCCTCTAAACTTCCAATACCTGGTAATCGTTATAATCGAACTAATCAAGCGAACTTTAGTAAGATCCCTGGTAGTCCTATTGCTTATTGGGCTAGTGAAAACTTGATTAAGGATTTCGAAAAGGGAACTAGAATGGACGAATTAGTTGACCCAAGACAGGGATTAGCAACAGCTGATAACAATAGATTCTTACGAATGTGGTATGAGGTTATAAATAGCAATATTAGTTTTAATTCTCATTCTATAAAAGAATCATTAGAATCTAATAAAAAATGGTTTCCATATAATAAAGGTGGATCTTATAGAAAATGGTATGGAAATTACGATTATGTAGTTAATTGGGAAAATGATGGTTATGAAGTGAGAAATTTCAAATGGTCCAATGGAAAGATAAGGTCCGTAACAAGAAATCCTGATTATTACTTTCATGAAGCGATAACATGGTCTGATATTACTAGTGGTAACTTTAGTATTAGATACAGATTTCCGGGAAGCATAAATGATGTTACGGGTATGTCTGCATTTTCTAATAACAAAATAAAACTGTTTGACTTACTTGGATTAATGAATTCGTCAGTAGGAAATTACATCTTAAAATTTTAA
- the pglZ gene encoding BREX-1 system phosphatase PglZ type A, with translation MSSRHLQRNFYKNYVTTEQNRIVVIISDAFRFEAAKELERDLSMDDQIIDHQMNYLVSGLPSVTYMGMPSLLPNDRLSLVDKNLLVDGKEANNREKREEILIDKNPNSAAFALDDLKGATSKEIKRLFANKEVVYIYHNQIDAIADNKKTEDDVFKATAEAINEIKNLISRLRTNNINNFYITADHGYIYRADTLTDMDKISEDVSYGDLKSQRYIVTENLIDEPGIGKQKLADVLNNADSRWVYYPQTANVFKSAGSFNYVHGGASLQEMIVPLLKVKTTSSKSVAVDVELQLISSNRSITSLEVPIRLLQASPIDATNRPVVYDIYFEDDKDELISTKISINADSVETKVENRMTDLTINLVDKQYDRNSKYYLVVENTNTGKRVKAVYNMDIAGSGDFDF, from the coding sequence ATTTCTAGTCGTCACTTGCAGCGTAATTTTTATAAAAATTATGTGACAACTGAACAGAATAGAATTGTTGTGATTATTTCTGATGCGTTTAGGTTTGAAGCAGCCAAGGAATTAGAAAGAGATTTATCTATGGATGATCAAATAATTGACCATCAAATGAACTATTTGGTTTCAGGATTACCTTCAGTAACATATATGGGAATGCCTTCTTTACTTCCTAATGATAGATTAAGTTTAGTTGATAAGAATTTATTGGTTGATGGTAAAGAAGCCAATAATCGTGAAAAACGTGAAGAAATTTTAATTGATAAAAATCCTAATAGTGCCGCTTTTGCACTGGATGATTTGAAGGGAGCTACTTCTAAAGAAATAAAACGGTTATTTGCCAATAAAGAAGTAGTTTATATTTATCACAATCAAATTGATGCAATTGCTGACAATAAGAAAACTGAAGATGATGTTTTTAAAGCTACAGCTGAGGCAATAAATGAAATTAAAAATTTAATATCACGACTTAGAACTAATAATATTAATAATTTTTATATTACAGCTGATCACGGTTATATTTATCGTGCAGATACTTTAACTGATATGGATAAAATTTCTGAAGATGTGTCATATGGTGATTTAAAATCACAACGCTATATTGTGACTGAAAATTTGATTGATGAACCTGGAATTGGAAAACAGAAGTTAGCAGATGTGTTGAATAATGCCGATTCAAGGTGGGTTTATTATCCACAGACTGCTAATGTTTTTAAATCAGCTGGATCATTTAATTACGTTCATGGTGGAGCCTCATTACAAGAAATGATTGTTCCACTGTTGAAAGTTAAGACTACTTCAAGTAAATCCGTAGCGGTTGATGTTGAACTACAATTAATCAGTTCTAATCGCAGTATTACTTCTCTTGAAGTACCAATTCGTTTGTTACAGGCAAGCCCAATCGATGCAACTAATCGTCCAGTTGTTTATGATATTTATTTTGAAGATGATAAAGATGAATTGATTTCTACTAAGATTTCAATTAATGCTGATTCAGTTGAAACTAAGGTAGAAAATAGAATGACAGATTTGACAATTAATTTAGTGGATAAACAATATGATCGAAATAGCAAATATTATTTAGTGGTTGAAAATACTAACACTGGAAAAAGAGTAAAGGCTGTTTATAATATGGATATTGCAGGCTCTGGAGATTTTGATTTTTAA
- a CDS encoding TIGR00282 family metallophosphoesterase, translating to MKILFVGDVVGSVGIKAIETYLPEIKQRVKPQLTIVNGENAAGGKGTKEPDYQKITRAGADVVTGGNHTWDKREILDFIDDPKKNILRPYNFPGERVPGRGFLEINVNSKKVYVINMMGTALMRPIDNPFIAADKLVDTLDEDAVKFVDFHAETTSEKIAFANYMVGRVSAVVGTHTHVQTNDAQVINKQTALLTDVGMTGSYDGILGDKKEPIINNFLTQRPNKFDVDEDGRMQINFCVIDINDKTNNARSIKNYVITPNNQTFLN from the coding sequence ATGAAAATACTTTTCGTTGGAGATGTCGTGGGTTCTGTCGGCATTAAGGCTATAGAAACATATCTACCTGAGATCAAGCAACGTGTTAAGCCACAATTAACGATTGTTAATGGTGAAAATGCTGCTGGTGGTAAGGGTACCAAGGAACCTGACTATCAAAAGATTACGCGTGCTGGTGCTGATGTTGTCACTGGTGGTAATCACACTTGGGATAAGCGTGAAATTCTAGATTTCATTGATGATCCAAAGAAAAATATTCTCCGTCCATATAATTTTCCAGGGGAACGTGTTCCGGGACGTGGTTTTCTTGAAATCAATGTCAATTCTAAAAAGGTTTATGTCATTAATATGATGGGAACCGCTTTGATGAGACCAATCGATAATCCATTTATTGCTGCAGATAAGTTAGTGGATACTTTGGATGAAGATGCGGTAAAATTTGTTGATTTCCATGCGGAAACTACTAGTGAAAAAATCGCCTTTGCCAATTATATGGTTGGGCGTGTTTCAGCTGTGGTTGGGACTCACACTCATGTCCAAACTAATGATGCCCAAGTTATTAACAAGCAAACTGCATTACTGACTGATGTCGGTATGACTGGTTCGTACGATGGTATTTTGGGCGATAAAAAAGAACCTATCATTAATAATTTCTTGACCCAACGTCCTAACAAATTCGATGTTGACGAAGATGGCCGCATGCAAATTAATTTCTGTGTCATTGATATCAACGATAAAACTAATAATGCACGTAGTATAAAAAATTATGTCATTACACCAAATAATCAAACATTTTTGAACTAA
- the mutS gene encoding DNA mismatch repair protein MutS: protein MPQKTKETPMMEQYLEYKKQYPDAFLLYRVGDFYEMFYDDAVKGSQILELTLTSRNKKADEGIPMCGVPHHAIEGYIDTLVDNGYKVAVCDQLENPADAQGKMVKRGVTRVVTPGTIMDKSSQAKENNYITAITTAKGKFGLAYADLSTGEVKVTSVDNQLDLTNELQNLDTKETVVSGKFPQKYLDRLRKIGILISKLDELEENYSFDFSQITSDDEVSTVKLLISYLIKTQMRSLDHLKAAQSYETSSYLLMDHNAQSNLELFKNIRTNKKSGTLLWLLDETKTAMGSRLLKQWLARPLISVEKLHQRQKLVQVFLDNYFQRSSFQDYLTKVYDLERLAGRVAYGTVNGRDLIQLKTSLEQVPEIKSILLDIGDDNLTSYVEKIDEVKDVYELIDKSIVEEPPISVTGGGLIKDNYDEQLDKYLDASKNGKQWLATLKAKEQDETGINNLKIGYNKVFGYYIEVSRANIDKVPEDRYTRKQTLVNAERYITPELKEKESLILEAEEKSKSLEYHLFDQIRSKIKAQIRRIQALANILSQLDVLQSFAVVSEEYHYVAPKFIEGHQLEIKNGRHPVVEKVLSNNSYIPNDVNFDDQTDILLITGPNMSGKSTYMRQLALTVIMAQIGCFVPAESASLPIFDHIFTRIGAADDLISGDSTFMVEMREANDALKNATENSLIIFDEIGRGTATYDGMALAQAIIEYIDKNVKAMTMFSTHYHELTELESQLPGLRNVHVDASEENGDLVFLHKVLPGPADKSYGIHVAKLAGLPEEVLTSAGKILEGLEKSSIHTTVSESIHEPVAKTPTQSPKEPVEEDEAQLSLFPETKPVKKVSNKENQVIKELNGKDLMSVTPIEAINLLYKWQKKLK, encoded by the coding sequence ATGCCTCAAAAAACTAAAGAAACACCAATGATGGAGCAATATCTGGAGTATAAGAAACAATATCCAGATGCTTTTTTGTTATATCGGGTTGGTGATTTTTATGAAATGTTCTACGACGATGCCGTTAAAGGCTCACAGATATTAGAGTTAACTTTGACATCCCGTAACAAAAAAGCTGATGAAGGCATTCCGATGTGTGGAGTTCCTCATCACGCAATTGAAGGCTACATTGATACACTTGTGGATAACGGATATAAAGTAGCAGTGTGTGATCAGTTAGAAAATCCCGCAGACGCACAAGGTAAAATGGTTAAGCGTGGCGTCACAAGAGTAGTCACGCCAGGCACAATCATGGATAAATCTAGTCAAGCTAAGGAAAATAACTATATCACTGCAATCACGACTGCCAAAGGAAAGTTTGGCTTAGCTTATGCGGACTTATCCACCGGTGAAGTTAAGGTTACCTCAGTTGATAATCAATTAGATTTAACTAATGAATTACAGAATCTTGATACTAAAGAGACGGTGGTTTCTGGCAAGTTCCCTCAAAAATATTTGGATAGATTACGTAAAATTGGTATTTTAATTTCCAAATTAGATGAATTGGAAGAAAATTATAGTTTCGACTTTTCCCAAATTACTTCTGATGACGAAGTATCCACAGTTAAGCTGTTGATAAGTTATTTGATCAAAACCCAGATGAGATCCTTGGATCATTTAAAAGCTGCACAATCGTATGAGACTTCATCTTACTTATTGATGGATCACAATGCTCAAAGTAATTTAGAGCTATTTAAAAATATTCGAACTAATAAGAAGTCGGGGACACTTTTGTGGCTCTTGGATGAGACCAAAACGGCGATGGGAAGTCGTTTGTTGAAGCAATGGTTGGCACGTCCTCTTATCAGTGTAGAAAAGTTACATCAACGTCAAAAATTAGTCCAAGTCTTTTTGGATAATTACTTTCAAAGATCGTCATTTCAAGACTATTTAACGAAGGTCTATGATTTAGAACGTTTGGCCGGTAGGGTTGCTTATGGGACGGTTAATGGACGTGATTTGATCCAATTGAAGACCTCGTTAGAACAAGTACCTGAAATAAAGTCTATTCTTTTAGATATTGGTGACGACAATTTAACTAGTTATGTTGAAAAAATTGATGAAGTAAAAGATGTTTATGAACTGATTGATAAGTCGATTGTTGAAGAACCCCCGATCTCTGTTACAGGCGGTGGATTGATCAAGGATAATTATGATGAACAACTGGACAAATATTTAGACGCTTCTAAAAATGGTAAGCAATGGCTGGCTACTTTGAAGGCTAAAGAACAAGATGAAACGGGAATCAATAATCTTAAAATCGGTTATAACAAGGTTTTTGGATACTATATCGAGGTCAGTCGCGCTAATATCGATAAGGTGCCAGAAGATCGTTACACCAGAAAACAGACTCTAGTCAATGCTGAACGTTATATCACGCCAGAGTTAAAGGAAAAAGAAAGTTTGATTCTTGAAGCTGAGGAAAAATCCAAGAGTTTGGAGTATCATCTTTTTGACCAAATTAGAAGTAAGATCAAAGCACAGATCAGGAGGATTCAAGCTCTAGCTAATATTTTGTCACAGTTAGATGTTTTACAGAGTTTTGCGGTTGTCAGTGAAGAGTACCACTATGTTGCTCCAAAATTTATTGAAGGACATCAATTGGAAATTAAAAATGGGCGTCATCCCGTTGTGGAAAAAGTGTTGAGTAATAATAGCTATATTCCAAACGACGTAAATTTTGATGATCAGACTGATATTTTGTTGATAACAGGTCCTAACATGTCTGGTAAGAGTACTTATATGCGTCAATTAGCATTGACCGTGATTATGGCTCAGATTGGCTGTTTTGTACCAGCTGAGAGTGCATCTTTGCCAATTTTTGATCATATTTTTACACGGATTGGTGCTGCCGATGATCTAATCTCTGGTGACAGTACGTTCATGGTTGAAATGCGTGAAGCAAATGATGCTTTGAAAAATGCGACTGAAAATAGTCTGATTATCTTCGATGAAATTGGTCGAGGAACGGCAACCTATGATGGAATGGCTTTGGCTCAGGCAATCATTGAATATATCGACAAGAATGTCAAAGCTATGACGATGTTTTCGACACATTATCATGAGTTGACTGAACTAGAAAGTCAGTTGCCAGGTTTAAGAAATGTCCATGTTGATGCTTCTGAAGAAAATGGCGATTTGGTCTTTTTGCACAAAGTTTTACCTGGACCAGCCGATAAGTCATACGGAATCCATGTTGCTAAATTGGCAGGATTACCAGAAGAAGTCTTAACTAGTGCTGGTAAGATTTTGGAAGGATTAGAGAAGAGTTCGATTCATACGACAGTTTCAGAGAGTATCCATGAACCAGTCGCAAAAACTCCAACTCAAAGTCCAAAAGAACCAGTTGAGGAAGATGAGGCTCAATTGTCGCTTTTCCCGGAAACTAAACCAGTTAAAAAAGTATCAAATAAAGAGAATCAAGTTATTAAAGAATTAAACGGGAAAGATTTAATGAGTGTCACGCCAATTGAAGCAATCAATTTACTTTATAAGTGGCAAAAAAAACTTAAATAA